A stretch of DNA from Candidatus Melainabacteria bacterium:
GTTGACCAGCCCCAATGCAAAAATCGTGCGCGTATACAGCAATTTCAGCACGTTTACAGCATTCGGCAAATATCTGGGTATCAAAGATCTGAACGTCAACGCCCTGGCAAAAGGAGCCGTTCCACAGCTAGACATTGTCTTCTGCTTCGACGTGTCAGGCTCAATGGATGACCAGACGCCGGTCACCTTTATCAAACGAAAATGGGACGTGAACCAAAACAAAATAGTCTACACTGTCGCCACCGCAAGCAGTGGCAGTGCTCAAGGCAAAATCTTCGATATTCTTCAACCCGGTTCAGGAGGCACAAGCCTGAACGCGGCGGAACCTCAACTTCTGGATCAAGCATTCAACATGCAATTCACCGAGAATCTTGCACGCGAAGCCGGCGTTCCAGGGCTGCGCTCTCTGAACGGATACCCCGATCAGGGCAAGCCTCCAGGCAACTGCCCACCCGGAACCGCGCCAACCTGGGATGGCTATAACAACGCATTCACCGACCTCGTCGTCAACATTGACGGCAACCAGAGCTTTTCAGGATTCACATACAACGGCTATCGTTTTCCCGATCGCGCCACTTTAGTTGAGGCAGCGCGCGGCAACTTAGAGAACCAGACTGTTTTTATGCAGAGTAAAGCCTACACCGCCGTAACCGTCAGCCCACAAGCAGGCTATCAAAATGCATATCAACAAGCAGCGGCAGCACGACTGCAACCGATGAAGGATGCAAAAGATGCCTCAACGATGTTCACAGATATAATCAACACCGATACCGATTGCCACTTCGGCTTTGTTGCCTTCGACGGCGAAATCGGTACAGATGCGAACTCGATGGAATCATGGTACAGCATCGACCAGAACACGCCTTACGGACCGGCAAAACCGTTCGCACTTCCAATGGTGCCTGTCGACCCCGCCCCGGGCAATACAAATTACAACACCGTCAATAACGCAATCAAGTCTTGCGTTGCGCTGGGTTCGACCAACATCGGCGCAGCAGTCGACAAAGCTGTTCACGAGCTACAAATGCACGCGAGACCTGGCAGCGTGAAAGCGATCGTTCTCTTCACCGATGGTCAACCAACAAACCCAGGGGGACCGCTCGACTCCAACCCACTCACAAATGCTAGAAAAGCAGCAATTGAAGCGAGAGATGCCGGCATTCCTGTTTACACTATCGGATTGGCGCAGAACCCAGCGATCATCGCTGCTGAAACGGCAATTCTGAACGACACAAACAACGACCCTGCCAGCGGTGGCATGGCAGCCATCGCCGGACATGGAGGAACATTCAACCTGGTTACGAACAGCAGTCAGCTGCGCAAGACCTTCGAAAAGATTGCGCGTCACCTGGTTGAGCTTGTCGCATCAGGCTGAACGGGCTCAATTCTCCCGAAACGCACTACTCAGTCAGGAAATCACTCATGCGAAAACATTCGCCACTCACCGCATCAAGAACGAAGAGCACAAAGCGCATTGAACTCTCGGGCACTAAACAAGCCATAAGTCCACGAGTGCGCAGTCAACGAGCGAGCATTCTGATCGAATTGTCGTGCTCGTGTTTCATGATGCTTGTATTCACAATCCTTACCGCTGACATAGGTGTGCTGATTTATGGTGCTGAATTCAACGATCGCGCCTGTCGAGACGCTGCCAGAGCCGCAGCGCAGGGGCAAGACGCGACACAGAGTACTCAATTGATAAGAGCGATTCTGAAGGCGCACCAGGGTGACGGCAACTACATCAAAGTTCCAACACTACAAAACCTGATCTACAACGATTACGGCGGCAACCCGCCAGCCCAGGAAGCGCCATACGTCACGGTCACCACTTCAACAACAGCACGAGCTCCATTTGCTCCTCTTGTATTTTTCGAAGGACCGGTCTTCCTAAAAAATGGCTCGTTCACTTTTACGCAGACTTACACATTCCCGATCGTGAGAACGAAGTAGATGAAAAAGCATGACTGAGGTCAGTCATGCTTTTTCAGACTTAATAGCGATACGGTTCAATACCTAGTTGCTGTTGAAGCGAAAGTCAGAATTTGTTTTGAACGCGAAATCGCTGTTTTCTAATATTCCATTTTGACCTACGACAACAGGATAGAACATGTAGATTGCACCTCCAGAGCCGTTATAACGCACTGAGGCCAGTCTGAGCGCAGTCTGGTTGACGTTGAAAGACGGCGAAAAATCAGTTGGAAGCAAATCGACTTGATAGACATTGTAATTGTTGAATGTTGCGTAGGGACTGGAAACGACATTTGCGATGCGTGTGAAACCATCCGCCGTCTGTATAACGACGCTCAGCCCCGGATCCGCAGCTGGCCCCAGCCCTGGTACGTCATAATAAATTTGAAACTCTTGAAATCCACCGAGATCTGGAAGAACACCTGCCTCAACAGTCGGAAGATTGACTCCACAAGCCACACGTCCTTTCAGAGAATTGATCAGGTATGTGTGATAGTTGAAGCCGGCGCCGTATGCAGGGTCGCTCGGCAGGTAAGTGCTCGTGCCTTTGAAACTGCCACCCAGGGCAACACCGCTCACGACATTCGATGCCGCCTGTGCACCACCCGCGGTGCCAACGATGCAGCCCACGGCTGTTAGTGTACCAAGTAAAGTCGAAACAATTTTTCTGAGTTGCATTGTTGGCTCCTGCATTTGCTGACAACTGGGTTTCCCGTAGCAGTCTTTAGCTGAGAACTATATCACGTTCATACCTGACCAAACAGCCACGTCGCTGGAAATCATTCAAATAGATATCTCATAGTCGACATCACCAGGATATCCAGCACAGCTGCTTTCACAAGTTACCGGTTACTGATTATTGAAACGAGCATCGGGGTTCGTTTTGAAGGAAAACTCGTTGTATAGACTTCCATTGTCACCAATTACAACTGGATAGAACATATAGAGGGGTCCAGCTGAACCGTTGTACCTGACCGATTCAGTTTTAAGAACGGTTTGATGAGCATTGAATGAGGGTGAAAAGGCTGTGGTCGGCATGAACAGGTAATACACGTTGTAGTTATTACTATTTTGAAAGAACGTCGAAGCCGGATTAGTAGCAATACGACTGAATCCGTCATCCGTTTGGATTACAACAGAAAAGCCTGAATTCACTGGAGCACCGTTGTTTGGTACTTCGTAATATATGTAACTAAAGCTGAAATAGCCAAGGTTAGTTACGTCACCACTATAAAGAGTCGGAATGTTAACACCGGCGCCATATTTGCCCAAATTCAGACAGTTAATTAGATAGGAATTGTATGTGTTCAAGGCTGGTTCTTTCGAAACAAAAACGCTGCTCCCTTTAGTGCTGGGACCAGGTATCGCGACACCACTGACTTGCTGTGATGCATATGCACCGTTAGTAGTGCCACCGATGAATGCCATTGCTGCTAATGTGCTGAAGACAGCGGAAACGACCTTTCTAAATTGCATCGCAAACACCTCAAGTACTTTGCTATAGTGCACGGTTTTGCGCGCCGTGTCGCACCCAATATACCACGGGCTCAATCGCTCAAACACCGCCGAAAGGTGGACCATTGAAGCTCTTCAATTTGCTCATCCTGAAGGAGTAAACAGACTGCTTCAGGATGAGCACCTGAAGGTTACTACCAGCTTAAACTCATCAACTCGTGGTGACTCGATGAACAATTAACCTTGGGAAGTCATATCGTTCCAAACCAGATTGTCGGATATAGAGATCTCACTAAGCTGGACAGGACGAACTGCTATTGAGGATTATCACCCTTGCTTGACAGGTCTTCAAACCCAGCCACAAGAGCCATCGGTCTGCCGTCAGGGCCCATTACAGGTTGACCATTTTTGTCGCTCTTGTTACCGATCAGATAGCGAAATTTGAAATTGACGGGACCGCTCGGTCCACTCTCTTCAGCCGAATGAATTGCCACCACTCCGCGCACATCCATCGGAATCAATCCTTTGGCATTAGGCTCGCTGGTGTTCACCTCGTCAATGCGGATTGCAGACAGTTGACGGGAGTCTGTCAAACTCTTAGCCTGGGCCGCCAGTTCATCCTGCGTAGCAGCCAACATGCCGTTTTTGGAGAGCACTTGCACTACAGGAGGTGCAAGCTCCTTTTCGATGAGAGCAAGCGTCGACTCTTTATAGCTGATGTAATTAGTATCAAGTAAATGCTGGGTAACTGTGCGCGCAAAATTTTCGTAGTTAACTCGCTGATCTTTGGTGATAGTTTTGCCTGGGTTCGGGCGCGTAACAATCAGAAGAGCATTAAGGAGCACGCTGAAAATCAAAAGGACATGCACGCCGTACTGACGCACTAATTGATCGACGCTCGATTTTCTTACTCGCCAGTACATCTACTGCAGCTCCACTTTACCCAGCACCCAATCATTATTGGTCTTATAGAAAGTCAATAGCGCACCACATTCGGTTTCACTATGTTGAGGCTGTTCACCCGACCAATCCAGCGTTTGTATGCCGGTGACTTTTACTACTGCATCGGACTCTGTTTTCTTCACAACATCTGCTTTCGTCATCTTCGCGCGTGAATGCAGTTTCAGCCCCGGCCAGTCCCAGGTATAAATTTCCGCTCCCCAGGCTTGCGCCAGCCCCTGCAAGCGCATACGGCTCACTGACTGCAACGATACGAATACAATAATGAGTAATGCACAGAAACCGACGAACCATTTATTTGGGCGGAAGAGTTTTTCCATTTCTACTCACACCCATCGGTCTCTACAAGCTTACTTTTAAAAGAAAGCAATTCCATAGGATAAACACTAGTCTTTTCTAGGATCAGGATTCATGCTGCACGCCTAAATAATACACGGCTTGACGGCACGCGTCAGTTTCCGTCAGCTTCGGATTTTTCAGCTGCACTTCTTTGATCATGCCTTCGCGTTTCGGAATATCGTTGATAGGCTCGGAAGTACAGATCCAGTAGTCCATAGGGCTCGGCACCAATCGAATCGTACCGTGCACCGCGCCAACGATAAGCAGACATTGGCTGTCTCGGCGCTTCTCTTCGTCTTTGGAGAAGTTCTCAATCGAGACGACTTCTGCATCGGTCAATCGCAGCGTTTCCTTAAGCAGCTTCAAGTCACTGGGATCTTGCCGCAATATCAGTTTCATATGCGAGTTCTTCACGACCGAATCAGCTTGCTCAGACTGCCTGAAGAAGTCCTTCAACTGCTGCGTAATGGAGACGAGCATCATACCGTAGTGTCGGGCTCTTCGTGAAAGGTCATCGAGCAGCCTGGCTCCGGCTTTGAATCGCATCAGTGTTGCGGCTTCGTCTATGATGGCGGCGAAACGCATATTGAACGCCTTGCAATGAGCGGCTCGGCGCCGGATGAATTCTGCCAGAATAAATACGGCAATACGCTCCAGACGCGGCTCGTTCACTTCTCTTGTGTCGAACACGAGCAAAAGTTTTTCAGCGTCGATGTTGGTATGACCGTCTACAAGACCACCGAAGGCACCAGTTTTGGTGTACAACGATAGTCCACGAGCGAACATCTGCAAGCGGTCGCGCTGAAGCGGATCGACCTCATCGGCAGCCGCTTGAGCAGTCACTCTCGCCAGGTCTGACATAATCGGCACAGT
This window harbors:
- a CDS encoding VWA domain-containing protein, producing MKYNITHVTMRSSFRKRQGQSMIALVMLAGLVLIPMLGIFTFEVGRLHLAKQQLQNASDAAALAAVATLASGDNLNPQAAHIDAMQTALGIFKKNFVLGTALTNTDIVSSKDLVPNNGSANIFFEFVNPLTGKVEPLTSPNAKIVRVYSNFSTFTAFGKYLGIKDLNVNALAKGAVPQLDIVFCFDVSGSMDDQTPVTFIKRKWDVNQNKIVYTVATASSGSAQGKIFDILQPGSGGTSLNAAEPQLLDQAFNMQFTENLAREAGVPGLRSLNGYPDQGKPPGNCPPGTAPTWDGYNNAFTDLVVNIDGNQSFSGFTYNGYRFPDRATLVEAARGNLENQTVFMQSKAYTAVTVSPQAGYQNAYQQAAAARLQPMKDAKDASTMFTDIINTDTDCHFGFVAFDGEIGTDANSMESWYSIDQNTPYGPAKPFALPMVPVDPAPGNTNYNTVNNAIKSCVALGSTNIGAAVDKAVHELQMHARPGSVKAIVLFTDGQPTNPGGPLDSNPLTNARKAAIEARDAGIPVYTIGLAQNPAIIAAETAILNDTNNDPASGGMAAIAGHGGTFNLVTNSSQLRKTFEKIARHLVELVASG